From the genome of Caloranaerobacter sp. TR13:
TCATCAATTCTTCCTCTATATATAACAAGTCCTGTCGATGGTATGTTTTCAACCGAAATTAAGGAAGCTGTATATTTATCTTTCCCATACGATATTATAAAAACATCGTCTCCTTTATTTAAATTATATGGATTAATTATTCTTCCATCTTTTATGATTATTGTACTTTTATTATCATAATAAACTTCATTATAGTCTACTTTTATTTTATTTTGTCCATAAGAAATCTCTTGAATTGAATTATAATAATTTCTTTCGTATCCATTTTTCAATATAATCTTAAATGCTTCCTCTTTACCGTATCTATCTTCAGTGGCTATATATACTTCTTTTCCTAAATATTGATTTAGATTTTCTTTTGAAATCTTTAATCCATCTATATAAATTTCTACATTAGGATTTAACGGTAGTTTCATGCTATCAGCTTTATCTTTCCATTTTGTATGCTCATAATATGAAACATTACTTAGAATAATTTCATTTCTACCTAAGTTCACTAAACTTAGCTTCCCTTTTATAATATTTTCAAACTGCTTGTCATCTACATAAACATTTACTTTTATAGGGATATTCCCTTCATACTGGTCAAACTCAAGTTTTACTATATCGCCTTCCTTTATACTGCTTAAGTTAATATTTGTATCGCCCTTTATTACTGGAACATATGGCTTAATGATAAATTCATATTCATTATTATCCTTTAATAAAGTCAGTTTATTGTTTTGACTATCAATATAAAGGACCTTTCCGATAAATATTCTGTCTCCTGGATGAATATATCCTTCCTTTTCAATATCAATATATCCATCTATCTTTATTACCTTTCCGCCACTGATTGTTAATGTCACATCCTGTCCATAAAGTAAATCATTTAACTTAGCTTTATTATTATTTACTCTAATATCAATTCCAGGAATTATATTAAAACTATGAATATCGTCTAAATAGTCCTTAATCGTAATTTGATTATCCCCAATTTTTTCTACTGTTCCTTCAAGTAAAACAGGTATGTTATTTAAAATTTCAACAAATACGACATTATTTTGTGGATTAATATAATACTTTATATAATCATACTCATTTAATTCATTATATTTAGTTAATTTACCGTTTTTATAAACTAAAAATCCTCTGTCATAAACGTCATCTTCTGATTCCTGAGCAATAAAGTTTAAAATATTATTGTCGTCATCTTTTATCCTAAAAACTTTCTTTTCAATAGTAGTTTTTTCATTTATTTGATAGTTTTTGTCTATTCTTTCTACTAGACCAGTACCTATTTTATATCCTTGCTTAAGTAAGAAATTCTCAAATACATTGTCTAATAGCTTAGCCATCTCTGATCTTTTAAGATAGCCTTTAGGGTTAAAATATCCTCTGTCGTCACCTTGCATTATTCCTTTTTGCATCAAAGCTTCTATAATAGGTATGTTTGTAGTTTTTATTTTCTGCCAATCCTTTAAATTGTATATCTTTTGTTGTGCTTGTCCATAAATGGGTTTTAAATTTAGTATTCTAGATACCCATATAGCTACTTGTTCTCTATCTACAGGCTTTTTCCATGTATATTTTTTCTCTATCTTTTCTCTTAATTGACTTTCTATATTTTTTATTTGATTATCTGTTAAATTAGGGTCTGTTTCATATGAAACTATGCTCTTTTCAATTTCTAATTCCAAATTATTCTGTTCTTCCTCTGTCAAAGTCAGGATGTTGTTAACTTCTTCTTGAGTAATTATATTGTTCTGAATCGCTACATCTATATATCCTCTTGACCAATAGTCATTTGGAGTAAGAATTGTATATCCTCCTGTATCACTATTTTTAATAGAGTTTTCACCTGAAATTTGAGCTTGAGACTCAAGTCCTAATAGTCTTACCAATAAAGCTACAGCTTGTTCTCTTGTTAGAGTATCATCAGGATAAAACTTATTATACCCAGCACCTTTTATTATTGAAAGGCCACTCATTCTGTATATTGAATCTTTCGCCCAATGACTTTTTATATCTGTAAAGTTAATATTATTATATAATTCCTTATAAGCAGGTAATCCTTCATAGGTTGTTGCCGCTTCTTGTCCTAAAGCTCCATAAGATACTGAAGCTATTGAAACAATCATTATTACTGTTATTAGTAAAGCTATTATTTTCTTCATTAAGACACCTCGCTTGTTTTAGGTACTTGGTGCTGGGTACTGGGTACTTGATACTGGGTACTAGGTACTGGATACTGGGGACTGGAAATAGGGAACAGAGATCAGAGAGCTGTACTCTGGTCTCTGGCTACTGGCAACTGATTTTGTCTCCTGTCCCCTGTACCCTGCCCTCTGGTAACTAGCACCTAGTACCTATTATCTATACCCTACTACAAACTTACCTTCTTTATTTATTCTACCTTCAACATAAAAGACAGATTTCATAAGGTCGTAGTCGAATACCTGATTAATTAAAGATTCGTATTTGTCAAGCTTATTTTTTTCAACGTTTAATATACCTAAGTACATTCTTTCTTTATTTAAATTTTCTTTATTAACAATAAGTGAAACAGTTACATAATTATGCATTTCAAATGGTATAATACTCTTTCCTCTCTGAAGCATGAATTGTATTTTAAATACATCTGTTAAAAGCTTTTCTCTTCTTCTAAGTTTCTTAGATATCCTATGTTTCTCTGCTTTAGACATTCGAGTTATTATAACCTTAACACTTGAATCTTCTTCTATATTATTTTGATTTATATTTGTTAAACCTGTTTTTAAACTGTAGAATGGTAAATCTAAATACACTTCATTAGACTTCACACTAAGTTTTCCATGACTATTCATTACTACATTCAATGGTATAGTTATTTCTATTTGATTAAAATCTTTATATCTCTTATCATTTAGTTTTACTGTATACTGACTGCTTGTATAGATTTCTGGCAATAGTACAAAAATGCTACCAGCTGAATTCTTTATTATACTTTCAACAGTTACAGATTCGTCTTTGTATTTGCTATCACCTTTATCCTCTTTTGAGTCTAATGTAGTAGTATATGCGTATGCATACCCTTTTGACTCTCCATATTTGTTTACAGCCCATAATTTGAAATAATACTTAGTATCTGCATCTAAATCTTTAATATAGTATTCTGTTTCTAAAGTTTCTGCTATAAACTTATATTCTTTTTCTCCCTTTTTCTTACCGAATATTTTATACCTTTCTGCTCCATCAGTTTGGCTCCATTTTAAAACTATAGAACGTTCATATCCAGGATATGCAAAAAATCCTGTAGGATTTGAAGGTATAGGTAAAATATACTTTAGACCTTTAACTAATACAAAAGAACCACCATCAGTATTTTCTATCTTAACATCTTTATCTCCTAATTCTCCTTCTGGGGTTATTATTTCTATTGTATTTTCATCTATATACGTTACATCCTTAACTTCTTCTCCATCAATATATACTTTTATACCCTCCATGAACATAGTACCCTTAATTGTAACCTTCTGTCCTCCTGTATAGTGTACCTCATCAGGTGTTATATCTGTTATGGTTGGATTTGAATAATAAGTAAACCCATTCTTCAAGACAACTTCACCTAGAGCTGACTCGTTTCTAATAAATACATCTACAGGACCCAAAATATCACTTGAAGGTGTAATTACAACTAATTTTTTATATGATGATTCTTCTAGAACCACGGTTGCTTCTTTTGCTCCAATCCTTACTGTAATATTCTCTATTCTAAAGTCATTACCCGTAATAGTAATTCTATCTCCACCAGCTGCACTTCCTCTATCTGGAGTTACTTCATCTATTACTGGGTTACTTTCTTTTGTTCTATATACATAGTATATTGGCAGTCCTTCTTTAAGAGATGAATCAGCAGTTCCACCATCTTCATTAATAACTACGATGCGTAGAGGTTTATTTATATCTATTTCTCGTCCTTCTGGAGATCTTACTACTATTTTATCGTCTTCATTGCTTCTTGATATTATTTCTGCCTCTTCACTACCAATCATTACTCTTACGCCTTTTCTAAAATCACTTCCGTTAATAGTAAACGTTAATCCTCCATCTATTGTAGATTCTACAACATAATAATCTATTTCTTCAGAATCAGTCTTATAAATAGGTCTTTTAGGTTCTATATCAGTAATTGTTGGCTGGCTATTAGGATTTTTTATTTCTATTACCCCTTCTCCTGTACCTCCATCTATATTTACAACTTTTACTTTCTTTTCTCCTATTGTATCTTGCGGAGGAGTTATTACGACTAACGTATTCTCATCTATATACTCTACTCTTGGCGATAATCTTCTTGTAACCATAAGCTTGTTATCTTTAAGCTCTATCTTTATACCTTCTAATTTTGTTTCGTCTAAACCCGTTGGTAAAGTTTCTATCCTAGTCTGTCCTTCCTTAATATTAAAAGATATCTTTTCTTCACCGTTTAATCTAACAAATACATTATTTTCAGCTTGTGCATCTCTGTTATCATATTCAACCTGTAAATTTCCAACTTCAACAATACCATGTCCTCCTACAATAGGTGCATAATCATATTCATCTCCAAAAACCACTTCTAAATCTATATTTTCTCCACCAAAATAATTCTCAGGATTTATTTTGTTTCTGTCGATAAAGTTTTTACCTAGAATAGTTAATTCTGTACCACCTAATTTTGTAACAGTGTCAGGTGTTACGCTAGTTATTTCAGGCTTAGATCTTTCATAAGTAAATCCATCTTTAAATACAAATGTACCTGCATCTGGATTAACTACTATAACATCTACTTTACCGGGCTCTAAATATGGTGGAGTTTTGACTATCAATACTTTATAGCTAGAATATTGAACATCTAGAGCCTCTATACCATTGAAATATACTTTTGGTAGAGGTTCTCCCTCATCCCATTTGCCATTACTATTTAGATCGGAGTATCTGAAATCAGTACCTACAATAGTTATAGTGTCGTAACCAGCAGTTGAACCTACCGATGGGTCTATCTTTTCTATAGTTGGAAAACTTCCTGGTACCCTAAATGTAAATCCATCACGCACAGTATCAGAACCACCATCAAAATTCACAATAGTAACTGGTACAGAAACTCTATCTGTAATCTTTTCATCTACCTCATAATTCGGTGTAGTAACAAATATCTTAGTTCCGTCACCATTTACTATTGGATTAATGCCTTTCTTTTCTCCAAAATATACTTCAATACCTTCCATGAAATCTGTACCTTCTATAGTAACTATGGTACCTCCATCTCTTGAACCTTCACTTGGAGATATCGAAGTAATAGTAGGATTACTTTGAGGTTTTAAATAGTTAAAACCATCTTCTACAGTAAATTTGGCTGTATCTGGATTTACAATAGTTACATCTTTAAGACCTAAAGGTAACCCATCAGGAACTACTACTCTTATCGTCTCTTTATCTATAACATAAACATCCTCTATTACTGTCTGATTTTCATCTGTCACGTTAGTTTTAATTTCATAATCATTAAAGAACACTCTAGTACCATGCTGTTCATCTTCATCTTGTGAATCTGGGTTAGGTAAAACAAAATCGTCACCCTTAATAATTACTTCAGTTAACGGTCCACCGTGAGATGGTGCTATCGTTTTTATAACAGGATTAGTATAAACTCTTGTATACGTATAATACCCTTCAGCAGTACCGCCATCTTGGTTTATAACTTGTAGAGTCTTTTTGCCCTCTGTTCCTCTCGGAGTAATTATAGTTACATCTACAGTATTGTCGGCTCCTGATATACTTCTTTCTATCTTTTCAATCTGTGCTTGCTCACCATCTATAGTTACTATGATAAGCACCTCTTGTGGGTCGTAGTCAAAATCCTTTCCTGTAATTACTACTCTCTCACCACCTGATACATTCCCTTTATCAGG
Proteins encoded in this window:
- a CDS encoding S-layer homology domain-containing protein, which produces MKKIIALLITVIMIVSIASVSYGALGQEAATTYEGLPAYKELYNNINFTDIKSHWAKDSIYRMSGLSIIKGAGYNKFYPDDTLTREQAVALLVRLLGLESQAQISGENSIKNSDTGGYTILTPNDYWSRGYIDVAIQNNIITQEEVNNILTLTEEEQNNLELEIEKSIVSYETDPNLTDNQIKNIESQLREKIEKKYTWKKPVDREQVAIWVSRILNLKPIYGQAQQKIYNLKDWQKIKTTNIPIIEALMQKGIMQGDDRGYFNPKGYLKRSEMAKLLDNVFENFLLKQGYKIGTGLVERIDKNYQINEKTTIEKKVFRIKDDDNNILNFIAQESEDDVYDRGFLVYKNGKLTKYNELNEYDYIKYYINPQNNVVFVEILNNIPVLLEGTVEKIGDNQITIKDYLDDIHSFNIIPGIDIRVNNNKAKLNDLLYGQDVTLTISGGKVIKIDGYIDIEKEGYIHPGDRIFIGKVLYIDSQNNKLTLLKDNNEYEFIIKPYVPVIKGDTNINLSSIKEGDIVKLEFDQYEGNIPIKVNVYVDDKQFENIIKGKLSLVNLGRNEIILSNVSYYEHTKWKDKADSMKLPLNPNVEIYIDGLKISKENLNQYLGKEVYIATEDRYGKEEAFKIILKNGYERNYYNSIQEISYGQNKIKVDYNEVYYDNKSTIIIKDGRIINPYNLNKGDDVFIISYGKDKYTASLISVENIPSTGLVIYRGRIDEIGEYRFELDDYDVLKDNNWDFSTTQKSFDISEDTRILDTRNDNPIEVSVKDFTNSRFLEGKYSVNSYYRKYAYVVKYDDMTIAMNVIDENTNPKIITVADVENVDKINKNVTLKNIKDWNEFKGVWNINNATFTLDVSKALIIKEGQNITINDISPDDSLYILRNNNVGYIVVVR
- a CDS encoding IPT/TIG domain-containing protein, translating into MDRLKRFFSIILAVILTITYIPYLDIVSYSADTLSIDSITPDKVSAGNGKIVTIVGTGFGNDKSQITEIKIIYDGEATIVNLDTNNDILSINDTSISIRIPGSNGYIGLAYLSISRTGFGSDSIPFEYINDPTINKIVTNTEISIQRDADGNIVKNLDGSAKRIKDTYLEIYGFNFNLPGNNDNIEAYIELKNTESTMAAEVIYQNEGYIKAKLPENFIYGDSYEITVKNKFGGSYTFTQTITLAEHDITQLSNLKVNIGDTLTIYGTNFPFETDLKVYIGDENGEKEAVIDTSTLTSTQINITVPQVATTNYQNVKVLDNSKQTAVTLVDELEVLPSPTPFTVSAITPNAGTKQGGTEVRIVGTNLTPDMKIMFGENYATNVEFDTEMSIDGTTVLKAITPPSNTIGAVDVKVINPVDNGEFILEKGYRYTEVENSLVVIDINPTEGYETGGDLVSITGLNFQRTKEDSNGNIVSDEKEFSLSGDNKVLTLTSDVIKDYPKPGTSELVDVVRVRTVKVYFGGELAEIQTILENGQSVPTIINQDTGQQVLRVKSPQVALKPRVDTPVDISVEITTKFIDASTYNDGDDSNDIVIDQFTEKEVALRQFIYKPVPSAPELNYVYLYKVNGLPLIDENSQMAKGPSESTVYIYGLDFRPDAKVYFFKEDGRPLNELLVSNNEAQVVSVDTLQGALNGKTINRIEVIVPDIKELGPVTVLVQNADGGRTKTIAEFVEEGNYTEKELEVRQFEYISTPIINEVSPKFGSTNYTEDGQTVIRNPLVVINGDMFLAIAETDQNGQTTVKKPYVYVVPRSITTQEIENDHYNNPDAISDYRGEVLEVTTERDNKLIKLDGVKDKLGNRMVVKMPSVNEDNGGYRDIIVINPDGGISRLEDAFEYRKPESRPQIISIKPDKGNVSGGERVVITGKDFDYDPQEVLIIVTIDGEQAQIEKIERSISGADNTVDVTIITPRGTEGKKTLQVINQDGGTAEGYYTYTRVYTNPVIKTIAPSHGGPLTEVIIKGDDFVLPNPDSQDEDEQHGTRVFFNDYEIKTNVTDENQTVIEDVYVIDKETIRVVVPDGLPLGLKDVTIVNPDTAKFTVEDGFNYLKPQSNPTITSISPSEGSRDGGTIVTIEGTDFMEGIEVYFGEKKGINPIVNGDGTKIFVTTPNYEVDEKITDRVSVPVTIVNFDGGSDTVRDGFTFRVPGSFPTIEKIDPSVGSTAGYDTITIVGTDFRYSDLNSNGKWDEGEPLPKVYFNGIEALDVQYSSYKVLIVKTPPYLEPGKVDVIVVNPDAGTFVFKDGFTYERSKPEITSVTPDTVTKLGGTELTILGKNFIDRNKINPENYFGGENIDLEVVFGDEYDYAPIVGGHGIVEVGNLQVEYDNRDAQAENNVFVRLNGEEKISFNIKEGQTRIETLPTGLDETKLEGIKIELKDNKLMVTRRLSPRVEYIDENTLVVITPPQDTIGEKKVKVVNIDGGTGEGVIEIKNPNSQPTITDIEPKRPIYKTDSEEIDYYVVESTIDGGLTFTINGSDFRKGVRVMIGSEEAEIISRSNEDDKIVVRSPEGREIDINKPLRIVVINEDGGTADSSLKEGLPIYYVYRTKESNPVIDEVTPDRGSAAGGDRITITGNDFRIENITVRIGAKEATVVLEESSYKKLVVITPSSDILGPVDVFIRNESALGEVVLKNGFTYYSNPTITDITPDEVHYTGGQKVTIKGTMFMEGIKVYIDGEEVKDVTYIDENTIEIITPEGELGDKDVKIENTDGGSFVLVKGLKYILPIPSNPTGFFAYPGYERSIVLKWSQTDGAERYKIFGKKKGEKEYKFIAETLETEYYIKDLDADTKYYFKLWAVNKYGESKGYAYAYTTTLDSKEDKGDSKYKDESVTVESIIKNSAGSIFVLLPEIYTSSQYTVKLNDKRYKDFNQIEITIPLNVVMNSHGKLSVKSNEVYLDLPFYSLKTGLTNINQNNIEEDSSVKVIITRMSKAEKHRISKKLRRREKLLTDVFKIQFMLQRGKSIIPFEMHNYVTVSLIVNKENLNKERMYLGILNVEKNKLDKYESLINQVFDYDLMKSVFYVEGRINKEGKFVVGYR